The sequence below is a genomic window from Sulfurihydrogenibium subterraneum DSM 15120.
ATCAGCTTCCCAGCATAATGATTTAGGAGTTATCTACGAAAAGAAAGGAGAGTTTGATTTAGCAGAAAAAGAGTACAAAAAAGCTATAAACAAAGATAAAAACTGGTACTTGCCTTACTTTAATCTTGGAAATTTATATTACAAGATGGGGAAAAAAGAAAAAGCGATTGAATATTACTTAAAATCCTTAGAAAAAGAGAGAAATCCAGACACATTAAACAATTTAGCATATGTTTTATATGAATTTGGAAGGTATGAAGAAGCTAAAAAATATATAGAAGAAGCACTTTCCCTAAAAAAAGACCCTAATTATGAAGATACCTACAAAAAAATATTAGAAAAGCTTAATCATTAAGGGTTATCTTCACTACTTACTTTTATAATGGTTTTGACGTTGCCTCTTGGATTCCAGTCTCCTATTACTTCTAACTTTCTTGGTTTTAATAGGTTATATAAGTCTTCGTATATTTTATTTGTAGCTTCTTCGTGAGATATGTATTGATTTCTATACTTGTTTAAATAAAGCTTTAATGATTTTAGCTCCACTATATACTTGTCTGGTATATAGGTTATTCTTATAGTAGCATAATCTGGATATCCAG
It includes:
- a CDS encoding tetratricopeptide repeat protein, giving the protein MRKSIVLILLGFFISSCSFPKIIVYDDPLSASQHNDLGVIYEKKGEFDLAEKEYKKAINKDKNWYLPYFNLGNLYYKMGKKEKAIEYYLKSLEKERNPDTLNNLAYVLYEFGRYEEAKKYIEEALSLKKDPNYEDTYKKILEKLNH
- the queF gene encoding preQ(1) synthase translates to MKYGEKEILESQLEPWPNPYPERNYTIDITFPEFSCLCPRSGYPDYATIRITYIPDKYIVELKSLKLYLNKYRNQYISHEEATNKIYEDLYNLLKPRKLEVIGDWNPRGNVKTIIKVSSEDNP